The genomic segment GTGACTGTGCATACCATGGGTGATGGTGCGCGCGGCTTGAACATATGGGATGCCGCCAGCAGCATGACGTTGAACAATAGCCATATACAGACGGATGGCAAGAGTGCGGTTGGCGTGGTCAATTTCGGTGGCCGCATCGATTTTACGGGCGGGACTGTCACCACCAATGGTGCGAGCGCGCATGGTGTGTATGCCCAAGACTCGATGGATTACTCCACTGGCAAAATGATGCATGCCGTGATGAGCGTCAAGGATGCGGACATTGTTGTCAACGGACAGGCACATGGCGCTTATGCCGGTTCAGGAGCCGAGCTGAACATATCGGGGGGCAGCATTGTCACCAACGGTCCGTCGGGAGCCGGCGTGTTCGCGGGCAGTGGTGCGACGCTGAATATAGCCGCTAGCAATATCACCGCCAACGGTGCGGCCGGGGTTGCTGCTTACGCATCTGCCGCCACGCTCAGTGTAGCGGACGATACCTTGCTTATCGCCAGCGCCAATGGTGGCCGCGGAGCGGTGGCGACCGGCGCCGGCACGCAGCTGTTCATTTCCGGCAGCGCCATCAATACCAGCGGTGCCGCCAGTGTTGGAGTTGACAGTCGTAATGACGCCATCACCCGGCTGACGGCAACCACAGTGAATGGTGATGCGGGAGATGCGTTGCGGATAGGCGCAAGCATGGACGGGATCAACAACAACAGTGTCACCGTCGTCGGCGGTGCGCTGAATGTGCAAAGCGGAAATGCCTTGGCGGTGGCGGGAGGCAGCGCAAACATCAGCCTGAAAGGCGTCGCGCTGCAGGCCCCAGACGGGAATGTCATTCGAGTCAAGGATGCGCTTATCGCCAAACCGGATGGTTCAGTGGCAACGATCGCAATGGGCGTTGCGAACATTAACGCCATCGGCTCAAATTTCAAGAGTGGCAATGTCGTGGTGGATAGCGGCACACTGAACCTGAGTCTGGATAACAGTTCCCTAAACGGAGATGTCTTCGTTAACCCTTCCGTGGCGCAAGCGAATGTTAGTTTGCTGAATGCTGCGTCCATGACCGGCGCCACCCATGGCGTCGGCAGTGTCAACATCGATGACAGCAGCCAATGGACCCTGAGTGGAAGCTCGACGGTGACAGATACCCTCACCAATGCCGGTCGCATCAATTTCGGCGTCAATCCGAACGCTGGTTTTAAGGCACTTACCACGCACAATTATGTCGGCAACAACGGAAAAATTACCATCAATACCCGGCTAGGCGATGATAAATCGCCGACCGACAAGCTGATCATCGACGGCGGCCATGCCAGCGGTCACACGGCGCTGCTGGTGAATAACATGGGTGGTGCGGGAGCGCAAACCAATAGCGGCATCATGGTAGTGCAGGCCGTCAATGGTGGCACCAGTACAGCGGACGCGTTCAAGCTGGGCCGGATAGTGCGTGCCGGCGGTTATGACTATTTCCTCTTCAAAGGAAATGCCAGCAGCGCTCAGGCGGATAACTGGTACTTGCGCAGCACGCTTGACGAAATTCCTGTCGATCCGAATACGCCCAAGCCAGTCGACCCACCTGTCAAGCCGGGTGAGCCTGAGCCAGAGCTCAAGCCCGTCGACCCGAGCAATCCCGAGCCAGAGATCAAGCCAGAGATCAAGCCAGACCGGGGCCAATTGTATGGCCCCGAAAGGTCGGTCTATAGCACGGTGATGCCGACTGCAATGCGGCTTGGTCAGGTCACGCTAGGCACCTTGCACGGCCGCGTCGGTGAGCAGGAAAACCTGCGGGCCGATGGCGTCACCCAGGATCCCTTCGTCAATGGTGCATGGGGCCGCGTGATTGCCCAGGATTCACGCGAAAAATATACCAACCAGGTAGGATCTTCCGCCAGTACCAACATCTCAGGATTCCAGGCTGGCACCGACGTCTATCGCCGGCAGGACGCCGCTGGGAGTCGCGACCATGCAGGCGTATATTTTGGCGTTGCGCATGCTGACAGCTATGTCTCCGGCCTAGCCATCAATGCATCGCTCAATCCGACCGGCAATGTGCGGCAGCGTACCGGTGCGGTCAAACTGGACGGCTGGAGCGGTGGCGCTTACTGGACGCATTACGGACCATCTGGCTGGTATGTCGACACGGTGTTGCAAGCTACCGCTTACCGTGGCAATGCCTCTACCGACAACACCGGTATCAAGATCAAAGGATCGGGCTTGTTGATGTCGATAGAAGGCGGCTATCCGATTGACCTGGGCAACTTCTGGAGCCTGGAACCGCAAGCGCAGCTGATGTGGCAGGGCGTGTCGCTCGATCGTACGGCTGACATCGCTTCCGAGGTCAGGTTTGGCAGTAGCAATACACTGCTGGGCCGTATCGGCGCGCGGTTGCAGCATACCGGGAAAGATGGAGGCAGGCTGTTCCAGCCTTACCTGCACGCTAATCTTTGGTCTAACTTGTCAGGGGCGAAAAACACAGTGACCTACGGCGAAGATGGAACAGCGGGCGGTATCGAAACCAAATCGGGAACCAGTTGGGGGCAGGTCGGTATCGGCATGACAGCGCAGATGACGCAAAACACCAGCATCTATGCGCGCCTCGACGGCATGTTCAGTATCGGCGGTCAAGGCAGGGAGTATAACGGCATCGGCGGCAGCCTTGGCTTACGGTTGAAGTTCTAAGAGGCTGTTGCGAACACAGATGGCTAGGCGCTCCGACGAAGACAGTACGAGTAGTACGGCGAGAAGGGTGTAGCGGGGTTTTCAGACGACATTGTCGTCTGCCTGCGGAACGCCCCGGGCTTGCAAGCCCGGGCGCGCCCTGCAAGGGCAACAACGTCAGGTGTGTTTGCAACAGCCTCTAAGTATTTTATTAGGTGGGCGGGCCTGGGTCTATAACCAATATTCTATCGAACGAGCCGCCCACTCCTTTACCCGATCGGAAAACGGCCGTTGCCGCCATTGTTCCGGTGTGATCTGCTCAGAGCCGCGAATATCTTCACGGAACGCCTTTTCCATCTGATGGCCAAACTGCTCATCAATGACCACCACATTGGCTTCGTAGTTGTGCAGGAAGCTGCGAATATCCATGTTAGCCGAGCCCACCGTAGACCAGATGCCGTCGACGACGGCGGTTTTAGCGTGGAGCACGGAAACCTGTAATTGGTAGATATGGATGCCGGCGCTGAGCAGTTGCGTATAAAACGATTGGCCGGCATGGAACGCCAAGCCGATATCGGTCACGCCAGGGAGGATCAAGGAGACGTCGACGCCACGCCGGGCGGCGGCGATCAGTGCGTTCGCCAGTTGCCGGTCGGGTGTGAAGTAGGGGGTGGTGATGTGTATGCTTTTGCGCGCTTGCTGAATCGCCAGGATGTAGGCTTTATATAGATTGTAGTCACCGTCTGGTTGAGTACTCAGTACATGTACCGTCTTGTCACCGGCTGGCGTTAGCGTCGGAAAATATGCGAGGTCTGGCAAATCTTCCGTATGTTGCGTGGCCCAGGTTTGCATGAACAACAATTGCAAGGATGCGACTGCCGGACCCTCTATCTGCACATGCGTGTCGCGCCAGCCTACAGGGCCTTCGCTGGATTTGCGGCGCGAGCGGAACAAGGAGCTGTTGGCGTACGCCGCACTGATGTTGACGCCGCCGGTGAAGCCGACCTTGCCATCCACCACCAGAATCTTGCGATGGTCGCGGTGGTTCAACTGCCAACGACCGAAGCGTTTGAGTGGATTGACTGGATTGAACTCAACCAGTTTGATGCCGGCTGCACGCATACGGTCGAAAAAATCAACAGAGCTACCGATACTGCCGACGCTGTCATAGATGATATTGACCTGGACGCCCGCGCGCTGCTTTTCGATCAGCAGATCCGCAAAGCGCAAGCCAAGCTGGTCCTGGTCGAAAATATAGGTTTCAAAATTGATGGTGCTTTTCGCATTTTCGATGGCCGCAATCATCGCCGTCATGGTTTGTGGGCCATCGAATAGCAAGGTGACCTTGTTACCCTTGATGAGCGGGCTGCCAGTGACGGCTTCTTCCATGGCCGCCAGCGTGTTCAGTTGGGATGAGGGATCCATCGTGCCGGCGTGAGACGTGGCGATGTCGGGTAGCGTGGCGGTCAAATTGCTGACGTCTGGCAAGGTGGAGCAGGCTGCTGCCAGGACGCCCAGTAATACCGCCAAGAAGAACCGCAGAGGGCGCGGCAAACGCCACTGCAGCTGATTATTCAACATGTAGCTCCATATGTCGCGCGCGCATTGATGAGATTGCTCTTCGTGTATTGCCGTTCGGATACTACCTTGTTGTATCGATTTTTGCTTGATTGATGCTGGGGTAAACGAGCATAACGCAAGATAGCCCGCCGACATCACTGGTGCGGTGATTCACACTCGTCGATACATAAGAGTGCGAATCACTACACTTGTGGACTGCAACAGTGAAATCGAGAGTGCTTGCCACACAGGAGCCGCGCATGGCGGCGTTGCAAATGCTCGCGATAGCCAGCTATCGCTGGGGGCGGCCATCCGCTTGCCCTGCACGCCGCCTGTGCGTCCTTCACCCCCTATTTCACTGTTACAGTCCAACTAGGCGCTGGTTTTCTTCTCGTCTTCCTCCTGGATGGGAACGCGTTTGGGCGGAATGAAAAAATCCTTGGGCTTTTTCAGGAAACGTGAAAAGACCGCCTTCGCCAAGATCAAGCCATGCTGGAAACGCACCTGGCGCGCACGCAGGGCGACGAATAGCGCAAGCGAGAAACTCACCCACAGGTTGACCGTACCGATGGCCAGCACCCCGACTACCGAGATGACGGCGGTATACAAGCTCATGTGATTATCGAGGCCAACCAGGGCCGTGGCAAAGTTGGTCGCCGAAAACGTAATATGACGAATATCGATCGGCAAGCCGAGCATGAAACCGATAGTGCCGATGGTGCCGAGCAGAATGCCGAAGTAGAAATTCCCCATCAAGCCACCAAGATTGCGCTCCAGGTATTCGCCGAAGCGGGCCAGGCGCGGCTTGCCCAAGAGTTTGCCGAGCCAGCGCGCGCGCGTCACCCGCTTCGCCATGTGAGTGTAGAGCGCCTTGTTATCGTAGTAGCCCGATATCAGGCCGGCCAAAAACAGGCAGACGCCGGCGATCGCCGCATGGAACAGCGCCAGGCTGGCGAGCGGGTCGATATCGTGCAACAGATGCATAGCCTTGTCCGGCGTCACCAGATGGTGGCCAAACAAGGCGTGATAGCCGAACGCGATCAGGTAGGCCACAGGAAACGCCAGCAACAGATTGCCGGCCACCGCGATGAACTGCGTGCGTATCACCTTGACGATCAGCTCAACCAGGCTGTCGATGTCGATGTTGCTGCCGTCACGGCTTTGCAGCCCGGAAGCGATGCGCGAGGCGGTCATGGCTGGTTGTTTGGTGGCGACCGTGAAATGCAGTATGTGGATCAGCATGAATCCGACCGAGTAATTCATGCTGAACAAGAATGCTTCGACCAGCGGCGCAGCGCGCAGGTAGGAAGCCAGGATCTTCAACATCGACATGAAGCCGATGATGACCCCGGCGCCGGAGGCCGAGCGGAACATGGCGCCGTACTCGGAGCGGTCTTCGGCAATATAGTGCTCGCCGGTGCGACTGGCGTTTTCGGTGACATTACGCGCCAGCAGGTTGATATTGTCTGCGAACAGTTCGCGTACCGCGTACTTGCGGTTATGGCCTTCGATCAGCTCGCGGCCCAATTCCAGCGCCTGGGTGCGCTTGGCCAGTTGCTTCACGCTAGCCAGCGCCTCTGCTTCATGGAGGTCGACCGGACCCTCCCATTTTTCGGTGTTCGGCGCGCTGATGCTGACTTCGCCGACATCGACCAGGTTCAGCAGTTTGCGTAGGCGGGCGATGCTTTGTTCCAGCCTGACCAGCAGGTAGGTGAGCGCAACGCTACTGCCCATGCGCAGGGCATTTTTGCGGATCTTGAGGACGATGGTATCGCATTGGTCCAGCATCACCGACAGGTGGCGGGCATCTTCCAGTGGCGGCAGATCGGCCAGCGGCACCTGGGAATCTGCGGCCGCCAGGTGATGCCGATAACTGTTCAGATACAGATGCAATTCTACGTTTTGCATCAGGAACGGCGATTCGAATTCGTCGATGCTGGGATAGAGCCGCAACAGCGCCGGCTCCAGGCCCATGGCGCTGATGCGGTAAGACAAGGTCTGGATCGCTTCCAGCAATTCTCCAATAGTCTTATGGCGGTCGATGGCCTCGCTGGCAGCGTTGTTGTCCGCGTCGGTGTATGGCGCGGCATGGCTTAGCAGGTCAAAAAAACCGAGCCAGTCCGCAGTCGGTATGGCATTGATCCACACGTAGTCGGTTTCGGCTGGCAGCAGGCGGTCGAGGCAATCGCGCAGATAGTTTTCATCGAGCGCTGGAGGCAGCATGCGAAACGACAAGCGCTGGAACAGTTCGGTAAAAAAACCAGCGTTCGGCAAGATACCGGTGTCGGTGTACAGACTGATCTGGCGTCGCGTGGAAAACAGCCTTAGGACATAATGGCGCAAGGCGCTAGCCTGGGCGGGTTCGCCATGCAGCAACTGTACCAGGATACGCAGGTTCTCGGCCGCTTCTGCAGCGAACTCCGGTTTGCGCGGGCGCAATGTATTGATCAAGGCCACCAAATGATCGATATTGTCAGAGTTGTGATCGGCGGCGATGAGTTTTAGTGTTGACAGCATGTAAAGTTTTATAAAAAGCAAAGTCGATAGTGTACGTTCAGTTTAACCAAACCGGTTTTTGATGGGAACGATTGTTATGTGTAGAAATGTTAAATAAGGACATATGAGAACTGCTGATAAACATTTTTTTGGCCAATTTCTTGCTGTCCTGTGCCTACTGTTTTTGCTGACGGCATGCCAAAACCTGACGCCGGGGCCAGATCCTGCCGATGCGG from the Collimonas arenae genome contains:
- a CDS encoding autotransporter outer membrane beta-barrel domain-containing protein; amino-acid sequence: MNNVYRIIWNEVLGAWVAVSERTKAKGKSARAKRPLAKLGRVFLFGVAGTTAGATLAVDNPIHMIGGAALPLDGISFATRSNDAIAVWADDGAGIFLNAHWDNAATGKSSSVTTAGNRSVALQAAGGKNPSFVVGSRVAVSTAGTAAHGAFVSTGGGISLLDSTIATTGGYAHGIYGKGNGTHLAIDGGSISTVGIGASSVSLYDGASAILTGTKVSAENSYALDLADDVRARLNQVNIVQGGPLAAVQVRARSTFEMNGGSIVKTGQDHAVTFFAAGSGTSTTMAVGQLTGAQITTAGDHSYGVNIHKNANVTFDGVTVHTMGDGARGLNIWDAASSMTLNNSHIQTDGKSAVGVVNFGGRIDFTGGTVTTNGASAHGVYAQDSMDYSTGKMMHAVMSVKDADIVVNGQAHGAYAGSGAELNISGGSIVTNGPSGAGVFAGSGATLNIAASNITANGAAGVAAYASAATLSVADDTLLIASANGGRGAVATGAGTQLFISGSAINTSGAASVGVDSRNDAITRLTATTVNGDAGDALRIGASMDGINNNSVTVVGGALNVQSGNALAVAGGSANISLKGVALQAPDGNVIRVKDALIAKPDGSVATIAMGVANINAIGSNFKSGNVVVDSGTLNLSLDNSSLNGDVFVNPSVAQANVSLLNAASMTGATHGVGSVNIDDSSQWTLSGSSTVTDTLTNAGRINFGVNPNAGFKALTTHNYVGNNGKITINTRLGDDKSPTDKLIIDGGHASGHTALLVNNMGGAGAQTNSGIMVVQAVNGGTSTADAFKLGRIVRAGGYDYFLFKGNASSAQADNWYLRSTLDEIPVDPNTPKPVDPPVKPGEPEPELKPVDPSNPEPEIKPEIKPDRGQLYGPERSVYSTVMPTAMRLGQVTLGTLHGRVGEQENLRADGVTQDPFVNGAWGRVIAQDSREKYTNQVGSSASTNISGFQAGTDVYRRQDAAGSRDHAGVYFGVAHADSYVSGLAINASLNPTGNVRQRTGAVKLDGWSGGAYWTHYGPSGWYVDTVLQATAYRGNASTDNTGIKIKGSGLLMSIEGGYPIDLGNFWSLEPQAQLMWQGVSLDRTADIASEVRFGSSNTLLGRIGARLQHTGKDGGRLFQPYLHANLWSNLSGAKNTVTYGEDGTAGGIETKSGTSWGQVGIGMTAQMTQNTSIYARLDGMFSIGGQGREYNGIGGSLGLRLKF
- the cls gene encoding cardiolipin synthase, which encodes MLNNQLQWRLPRPLRFFLAVLLGVLAAACSTLPDVSNLTATLPDIATSHAGTMDPSSQLNTLAAMEEAVTGSPLIKGNKVTLLFDGPQTMTAMIAAIENAKSTINFETYIFDQDQLGLRFADLLIEKQRAGVQVNIIYDSVGSIGSSVDFFDRMRAAGIKLVEFNPVNPLKRFGRWQLNHRDHRKILVVDGKVGFTGGVNISAAYANSSLFRSRRKSSEGPVGWRDTHVQIEGPAVASLQLLFMQTWATQHTEDLPDLAYFPTLTPAGDKTVHVLSTQPDGDYNLYKAYILAIQQARKSIHITTPYFTPDRQLANALIAAARRGVDVSLILPGVTDIGLAFHAGQSFYTQLLSAGIHIYQLQVSVLHAKTAVVDGIWSTVGSANMDIRSFLHNYEANVVVIDEQFGHQMEKAFREDIRGSEQITPEQWRQRPFSDRVKEWAARSIEYWL
- a CDS encoding site-specific recombinase, with protein sequence MLSTLKLIAADHNSDNIDHLVALINTLRPRKPEFAAEAAENLRILVQLLHGEPAQASALRHYVLRLFSTRRQISLYTDTGILPNAGFFTELFQRLSFRMLPPALDENYLRDCLDRLLPAETDYVWINAIPTADWLGFFDLLSHAAPYTDADNNAASEAIDRHKTIGELLEAIQTLSYRISAMGLEPALLRLYPSIDEFESPFLMQNVELHLYLNSYRHHLAAADSQVPLADLPPLEDARHLSVMLDQCDTIVLKIRKNALRMGSSVALTYLLVRLEQSIARLRKLLNLVDVGEVSISAPNTEKWEGPVDLHEAEALASVKQLAKRTQALELGRELIEGHNRKYAVRELFADNINLLARNVTENASRTGEHYIAEDRSEYGAMFRSASGAGVIIGFMSMLKILASYLRAAPLVEAFLFSMNYSVGFMLIHILHFTVATKQPAMTASRIASGLQSRDGSNIDIDSLVELIVKVIRTQFIAVAGNLLLAFPVAYLIAFGYHALFGHHLVTPDKAMHLLHDIDPLASLALFHAAIAGVCLFLAGLISGYYDNKALYTHMAKRVTRARWLGKLLGKPRLARFGEYLERNLGGLMGNFYFGILLGTIGTIGFMLGLPIDIRHITFSATNFATALVGLDNHMSLYTAVISVVGVLAIGTVNLWVSFSLALFVALRARQVRFQHGLILAKAVFSRFLKKPKDFFIPPKRVPIQEEDEKKTSA